Genomic segment of Mucilaginibacter sabulilitoris:
GATCAAAACCTATATATCCCGAAGCCATGCCCTTATTCAGCATTTCTTCAGTACCAGGCATTTCGGTATGCAGCATACCCCGCCAGCGTAATTCTTCAACAAAGTTCATATTATGTGCAATTTCAAAGGCTGCAAATATAAGAGAATAATTGGCTGAGATATTTTAAAATTGATTGATCCACTGTAAGGATTGAGAGTTATCTTTTCCCGACAAAAGTTTTATTGTAAGCGCTATCAGGAGGCACCTACGGAGCCCCAATTTTTATTTGACCCAATTGCTATAAACATGGTACCCCTACGGGGTTTAAAAATACAGACTCCGGAGGAGTAACATGTTTGTGGTCAAACGTAAATAAGCATATCGCTCAGTTAGGTGTCTCCTTTAATTATATGGTACTCCTAACAGTATTTTAAAATACAAGCTCCGGGGAAGTGGCATGTTTATAACCAAATGTAAATAAGCATGCCAGCTTCGCAGATGCCTCTTTTAACGATATGTGACCTCTATGGGGTTTAAAAATGTTAACTCCGGAGGAGTAACATTTTTATAGCCAAATGCAAATAAGCATACCGGCTCCGTAGGTGCCTCCTTTTAATCATTCTACACAGAATTTGCTGGGCGCATAAGCCCCCGTTCATCTGAAATGACAACCTATCCTTTGTTCGCAAATGACTGTCTGTTAAAGGTGATAACTGATTAACTAAAGGTAAAGTGAATTTCAAATAATTACTTATTTTTTGTACATTGATCAAAACAGGGTATTTTGCACAACAGCGCCTATGAATTTTTTATCGCATTATTATTTTGATCGACACAGCAACAACTGTTACCATATATTAGGTACAGTGTTGCCCGATCTTTTGAAAAATGCCGATAAGAACATCATCCTGCACCCCGAAAAACTGCAGCATAGCAATCAAAACATCAACTCTATTATTGCCGGCTGGAACAAACACCTCGCTGTCGACCGCTTTTTTCATTCGTCCGATTTTTTTGTGACCCATTCGCATGAGTTAAAAAAAAAGCTATTGCCCGCTATTGAAGGTTCGCCGGTAAAACCATTTTTCCTGGGCCATATTGCACTTGAACTTATTATTGATAACCTGCTGCTCACTACCGGCAAAATACAGGTTGATGATTTTTACGCACACCTTTCAGGTTGCGAATCAACAGTGATAGCAGAGTTTTTATCATTCTCGGGTTTGAAGGACAACACCCGCTTTTTTAAGTTTTACGAAGATTTTAAAAGCAGCAAATACCTGCACACCTATGCCGAAACCCACCAGATAGCCTATGCCCTGAAACGCATTTGCATGCGCATATGGCAAACCCCTTTCACTGCCCAGCATGAAGCGCAAATGAACGAGGTACTGGACAGTTTCCGCAACGACCTGTTTAATAATTTCATGTCGATTTTTAAGGAAATTGAATCCAAACTAATTGATATTTAGCACGATGCCGGGCCGCAACAGGCATTAAGAATGCATTCTGCAAGGTTAATTTTCCTTTAAGGAAATGTAAAAACGGGCAAATACTGGCCTATTTAACTCAAAAAGGCTTAAATATCAGCAATTAACATTAAATAATTCTTTTTTAAATAAAATTATGTCTGTACCTTTGCAGTCCCAATTAACAAATTGGGAAAAGGAGAAAAATTATTTAATGGCAAAAAAACAAGAAGCAGAAAAAGAATTAAAAGCGAAAGAAGCTGAACTGGGAACAGTTACCGCATCTGGCGAAAAAGAAACAATTGAATCAGAAGCTGATTCAATATCTATCGAAGAGATCAAATCAAAAATTGCATTAACACCAAGTACAGATTTTGACTGGGATGCTGATGACAAAAAATTTGGTAATTACAGCGATAGCGACCGTGAGAAATTCGAGAAAATGTATGATGGAACTTTCAGCTCTATCACCAAAGGCGAAATCATCACCGGTACAGTTGTTAATGTTAACAACAAAGATGTGGTACTGAACGTAGGATTTAAATCTGACGGTTTAGTTTCAGTATCAGAATTCCGTGATACACCTGATCTGAAGATCGGTGATAAAGTTGACGTATTTGTTGAATCGCAGGAAGATGCTAACGGTCAGTTAGTACTTTCACGTAAACGTGCAAAAACTCAAAAATCATGGGAGCGCATTAATTCAGCCTTGGATAACGATGAGATCATCACCGGTTTTGTGAAGAGCAGAACTAAAGGTGGTTTAATTGTTGATATAATGGGCGTTGAAGCCTTCTTACCTGGATCACAGATCGACATTAAACCTATCAGGGATTACGATGTGTATGTAGGTAAAACAATGGAATTCAAAGTTGTTAAAATCAACCACGAGTTTAAAAACGTAGTGGTATCGCACAAAGTGCTGATTGAAGACGATTTGGAAAACCAAAAAACTGAAATTGTTGCCCGCCTTGAAAAAGGACAAGTACTGGAAGGTACCGTTAAAAACATTACCGACTTCGGTGTATTTATTGACCTTGGTGGTGTTGACGGCTTACTGCACATTACAGATATATCTTGGGGCCGTATTGAGCACCCACGCGAAATTCTTTCATTGGATCAAAAAATCAACGTTGTTGTGCTTGACTTTGATGACGAGAAAAAACGTATTGCCCTGGGCTTAAAACAATTAACTCCACATCCTTGGCAATCACTTGACGAGAACATCGTTGTTGGTTCAAAAGTTAAAGGACGTATTGTTACTGTTGCTGATTACGGTGCATTCCTTGAAATCATCCCTGGTGTTGAAGGTTTGATCCACGTATCAGAGATGTCATGGTCACAAAACTTGCGCAACCCTCAGGAATTCCTGAAAGTTGGTGACGAGATCGAAGCACAAGTATTAACACTTGACCGCGAAGAGCGCAAAATGTCATTAGGTGTTAAACAATTAACTCCCGATCCATGGCAAAATGCTGCTGAGAAATATGCTATCGGCACTCAGCACGTAGCTACAGTTAAAAACATGACTAACTTTGGTGTGTTTGTTGAACTGGAAGACGGCATCGACGGCTTAATCCACATCTCTGATCTTTCATGGTCTAAAAAAGTAAATCACCCTAACGAATTCACTAAAGTTGGTGAAAAATTAGACGTGATTGTTTTAGAACTTGATGTTGAGAACCGCAAATTAAGCTTAGGTCACAAACAGCTTGAAGAAAACCCTTGGGATACTTTTGAAACCATCTTCACTATTGATTCAATACATGAAGGTACCGTTATCAAAGTAACAGACAAAGGTGCTATCGTAGCTTTACCTTACGGTGTTGAAGGCTTTGCGCCAACCAAACACCTGGTTAAAGAAGACGGTAAAAGCATTAAAGCTGAAGAAACCGCTGAATTCAAGATCATTGAATTTAACAAAGAGAACAAACGTATCGTTATTTCACACTCACGTATATGGGAAGAAGCCCGTGCTGACGCTCGTGTACAAGAGTTCGAAAACCGCAAAAAAGAAGCAAAATCTGCAAGCAACGCGGTGAAGAAAGTGAAAGAATCAGTTGAAAAATCAACTTTAGGTGATCTTAGCGTATTAGCTCAGTTAAAAGAGCAAATGGAAGGTGCTGAAAACAAAGCCCGCAAGGCTGCACCAGCTGCTAAAAAATCAGAATCTGAAGAAGAAGAAGCATAAGCTTTAAACTGAACACATATTCTCACAAAGCCCTTTCGTTAATTCGGAAGGGCTTTTTTTTTGCCTCACCCGGCCGTCTCCAAAGGAGAGGGTTCTCAAAAACATGATTCATGTTTTAAACAACAGTGATATGCGACATTAACAATAAAATAAAAATGCCATGGCAAAAAATTCAGAAAATCAATCGTTTAACAATAGCCTTTGACTCTTCTATAGGCTTTACTGACCTTTGCAGTGATGATTCAACGCCGCAGCCCTCAAACAGGGTATAAATTAGTTCTGTTAGCTCTTTTCGTGCAGTTACATAGGTTGCGGGCTCCAGTAATTGAACCTGGTTAAACATAAGTGTTTTAACCAATTGCTTGTGCCTGCGTATCACTGTATATGCTCTTTCATCAAGGGCAGGCAGTTCATAAACCAGCCGTAGAAATGCGCAACCCTTAAACTTATCCGTTTCGGCCAGTTGTTTGCGGTAATCAAAAAAAGTGAGCAGTATTTCTGCAGGCGACTGGCAGTCAACAAGCAGTTCGTTCAAACCATCAAACCATTTTTTTCCGGCATGGGTTAAATATTCTGATAACAGATCTTCCTTTGATTTAAAATGCTGATATAAGCCAGATTTGGATATGCCTGCTTCGGCAGTGATCTGATTAATGTGCGTAGCTAAGTACCCCTGGTCATAAAACAACCTGCTGCAAGTATCAATTACTCTTTCACGTATACCCGGCGCCCTTTCCATAAAACAAAACTAAAAAACAAAGGTCATTCAAGTCTGTTCCATTTTATAATTGTACGTCAACTTCACATATTGGTATACATAAACACTTTAAATCTCATCCCTTAAAACTCAAAACTATTTACTATTTTTGCCCAAATCCACCCATACGATGCAAAATCTTACACTGCTCGACGGACAGAAATTTCAGATCACCATACAACGTTTATGTCGCCAGTTGATTGAAAATCATAATGATTTTTCAGATTCGGTACTCATTGGCATTCAGCCCCGGGGCATTTACCTCGCCAAACGGGTAGCCGAAGAACTGCGTAAAATACTGCCCGGTAAAATCATTTTACAGGGCGACCTCGATATCACCTTTTATCGTGATGATTTTCGCAGGCGCGAATCGCAGCTGGTGCCCAATCAAACAAAAATTGATTTTATTATAGAAGGCAAAAAGGTAGTGATGATGGATGATGTGTTGTGGACCGGCCGTACCATTCGTGCAGCTATGGACGCCATGCAGGCTTTTGGTCGCCCGGAAAAGATAGAGTTGCTGGCACTGGTAGACCGCCGCTATTCGCGCCACATACCGGTATCGGCCGATTATGTAGGCATAGAGGTCGATTCCATAGCATCGCAAAAGGTAGTGGTAAGCTGGAAAGATACCGATGGAGAAGATAAAATTGTGTTGGTATCGGAAGCAGCTGAATAAATAATTAATATCAAACATCGAATTCTGAATATCGAATATCGAAGTTAAACAACATATAAATGAATAACATCAAATACGATTTAGAGGAAAGGCTAATTGATTTTGCTGTTATGATAGCTGACATTATTGAAGCCTTATCGAATACCCGGCTTGGTAATTATATTGCTGGCCACTTGTACGCTCAGGATGCTCACCGGCTTTAAATTATGGTGAAGCTCAGTCTGCCGAATCAAGAAATGATTTCATTCATAAAATGAAGATCATTTTGAAAGAGTTAAGAGAGTCTATGATCTCATTAAAAATCATTAAAAGAAGAGAAATACACAACTTAGATAATACTGCATCAGCCATTAACGAATGTAACCAACTGATAGCCATCTTTGTAAAAAGTATTGAAACAGCTAAGAAAAACAATATAAAACAACAATAACGAAACAGGAAGGTATCAATAATGAAAGTACATCTTACTTTAAGAATTACATCATTATTCGATATTCAAAATTCAATGTTCGATATTATTAAAACATCATGGCAGGACTAAGCACAAGGCACTTATTAGGTATAAAAGATTTAAACCGGGCAGATATTGAATTGATATTTGAAACCGCTGATACTTTTAAATCTGTTTTAAACAGGCCTATCAAAAAAGTGCCGTCACTGCGCGATGTAACCATTGCCAATATATTTTTTGAAAACTCTACCCGTACCCGCCTGTCATTTGAGCTGGCAGAAAAACGTCTCTCGGCAGATGTAGTAAACTTTGCGGCATCATCATCATCAGTAAGCAAAGGCGAAACACTGATAGACACCGTGAACAACATTTTAGCCATGAAGGTAGATATGGTGGTCATGCGCCACCCCTATGCCGGCGCAGGTATCTTCCTGTCAAAACATGTAAAAGCCCAGATAGTGAATGCCGGCGACGGCGCGCATGAGCACCCGACCCAAGCCTTGCTTGATGCCTTTTCCATACGCGAAAAATATGGCGACGTGGCCGGAAAAAAGGTAGTTATCGTAGGCGATATCCTGCACTCGCGCGTTGCCCTTTCAAACATTCTTTGCCTTAAACAATTAGGCGCCGAGGTAATGGTTTGTGGCCCAACCACACTAATCCCTAAATATATTGGCTCTTTGGGTGTAAAAGTTGAACACAACTTAATAAAGGCCCTTAACTGGTGCGATGTGGCCAACATGCTACGCATACAACTGGAACGTCAGGACATTAAATATTTCCCATCGTTAAGGGAATACACGATGCTTTTCGGTCTTAATAAAACCATTTTAGATTCGCTGGACAAAGAGATCACTGTAATGCACCCCGGTCCTATCAATCGCGGCGTGGAAATCACCAGCGATGTAGCCGACAGCAAGCAATCTATCATATTAGATCAGGTAGAAAATGGTGTGGCCGTACGCATGGCGGTGTTATATTTATTGGCCGGACAAACCCCATAATTACTCATCAGAACCTTCAAAATAGATGTTTTTTAGCAGCACGCATATAATAGGTACTATTAAGGGCGTTGTAAATTAAAGCAACAATGATGAAGTTTAATAAGTCGTGCTATCTATATCTTATCATTACAGCGACGTTTTACTCGTTTCCTACCTTTGCCCAAAGCCGTCAGCAAATAAAAACAGATTCGGTGTTCGCGCGGGTTCAAAGATTTTTTAATGCCAAGCAAGCCGATTCACTTTATGCCCTCGGCGGTGAACAGTTCAAAAAAACGTTAAGTCCCGCGGCTTTTAAGGCTGCTTTAGACCAGCAGCTTTTCCCTATGAATGAGATCAGGGGGGCATCGCTCATTAGTTTTGTAAATAATAAGGTGAGTACGTATAAACTCATATTTGAGGCCGTTACCATGCAGTTTCAATTGAGCCTCGATCAAAACAACAAGTTCGATCTGTTTCTGTTCCAGCCATTCAGACAGGTAACCGCCGATAAGCTCACCACCGCTGCCACCACCAACAAGCTTTTAACCTCAATGGATAAAGCAGTGGAACAGGTAGCAAGGCCATACATTCAGAAAGCTAATACAGTGGGCTTAAGTATAGGCATTTTAAAAGATGGCAAAATAACCACCTATAACTATGGTGAAACAGTAAAGGACAACGGACGATTGCCGACGTCGAATACTATTTTTGAGATCGGCTCCATCACCAAAACATTCACCGCCGCGCTCTTGGCTTATTATACTAATGAGGGCAAAGTAAAGCTTACCGATCCTATAACTAAATACCTGCCCGATTCTGTCAGCGCCAACAAATCGCTAAGTGGTATTACCTTATTAATGCTGAGCAATCACACATCAGGGCTCGACAGGGTACCGGGTAACCTGGATATTAAGCCCGGCGATGAACTCAATCCTTACAAAACTTATAATAAGCAACAGCTTTTTGCTTTCCTCAAAACATGTAAGGTTAACAACCCGCCGGGCAGTCGTTACGATTATTCCAATTTAGGCGTGGGTTTGCTGGGTACTATCCTGTCGCAGGTAAGCGGTAAAACATTTGAGCAAATGTTTGCCGATGTAATATGCAAACCCCTGCTGATGCAGAGTACTGCTCAGCATTTAAGCGTGGCACGGCAGGCAAACTTTGCAACTGTTTATAACGAAAGCGGCAATGTCACACCTGCCTGGGATTTTGACGTTTTAGCCCCCTGCGGGGCCCTGCGTTCAACCATAAATGATTTATTGATATACGCCAGGGCTAACATGATACCCGCCACAGACAAGCTTGGAAAGGCCTTTGAACTAACCCACCAGATAACCTTTAGCAAAGATGCCAAAATGGGTTTGGCCTGGCACATAATACTGGTTGATGGTGTTGAATACTATTTTCATAATGGCGGCACTTACGGCAGCAGCAGCTTTTTGGCATTTAACACCCAAAAGAACCTTGCCATAGTAATACTCTCAAACGCTGCCGAAAGCACCGATGCTATTGGGACGGAAATATTGAAAAAACTACAGTAGCTTGGCCTGAGCTTTGATTTTAAAAAAACTGTGTCGTTGCAAGGAGGAACGACGAAGCAATCGCGAATTGTGCATGTGTGCTCGCCTGCGTGAGATTGCCGCGCTATCGCTCGCAATGACATGTTTTTTATCAGGAATCGAACTCCTCCTAAAACATCGCATCCCGCTCTGCAAGCAGAGCGGGATGCGAACCTCAATAATCAGTGAAGCGAATTAACTCAATCTAACCCTATCAACTCATTATTTATCTTTTACGGTAGCACCGTCCCTTATTTCGTCGGTTGCAACTTTCACCAGTTTATCGTCCGGTTTCAGGTCGCCAAAAACTTCGATCATATCACCCGATGAAAATCCTTTTTTGGCATCAACCCACTGTGCTTTGTGGTTTACCACTTTAATTACAAATACCTTTTCAGTTGAGGTAACTACAGCGGTTTTAGGAACAACAAAAGTACTGTCGCCACCGGCAAGTGGTACGTTCACTTCGGCAAACATGTGCGGCAGCAGTTTTTTATCTTTATTGTAAACGTCCATTTCTAAACGTTCCGATCTTAGTTTTTCGTCAAGCGCGCCTGCCATGCGTTTTATCTGCGCGGTAAACTTTTCATTTGGCAGTGCTTTTACGGTGAAGCTAACTTCACTTTTGTTGCTTAGGCTGCCGGTTGAGTTTTCTGGTATAGATACCACCAGGCGCAGCCTTTTCTGATCCTGCAGGGTAAACAGCGGGTCGGCATTTTTGCCGCCCGGCCCTACATAGGCTCCCAGGTTTACATTACGGCTGGTGACCACCCCGTCAAACGGGGCCCTGATCTCCAAATAAGCAAGATTAGCAGAAACCTCTTTATAGGCAGATTTCGCGGCGTCTACATTGGCAAGATCGGCGTTTTTCTTAGCCTCAGCTTGTTCCAGGTCATTCTGTGATACGGTACCGGGGGTTTTGCTGGTGTTTACCAATCTGTCATAAGTGGCTTTGCTGGCATAGTAAATAGCTTCCTGCTGCTTTATGCGCGACTGTGCTCCTGCCAGCTGCGAGTTTATTTCAGGCGCCTCTAAAACTACCAGTAACTGGCCCTGATGTACTTCCGACCCAATATCAACCAGCAGTTTTTTTACATAGCTGTTTACCTTGGCATACAGATCAACCTGCTGATAAGGGATCAATTCGCCGGGGATGGTAACATCAGTATTCAGTTTTCCCTTTTTAACTGGGGTAAGCTCAACCGAAGGGGTTTCAACCGCCTGTTCCTGTTGTTCTTCAGCGCTTTCTTTTTCTTTTTCTTCTGAATGACAGGCACTCAGTACGCTGCTGATAGCTACTGCTAATACAGCAAGCATAAGGGTTGATCTATTTTTAAGCTTTTTCATGGTGGTGCAAAGGGACATAAAATTTACTTTCTTTATCTTCTGGGTCTAATGAAACAGATTGTGTAGAGGCATTGCCTTGTACCCAGGCAAAAACCAGTGGTAATATTAATAATGCGGCAAAGGTAGAAGCAAGTAGCCCGCCTATAACGGCGCGACCAAGCGGCGATGTTTGGTCGCCACCTTCACCCAGACCCGACGCCATAGGTATCATACCCACTATCATGGCCAAACTTGTCATTAATATTGGTCTTAAACGCAAAGCTACTGCTTCGCGGGCAGATTTTAAGGCATCGCCGTTATGCCTGCGTAATTCTTCGGCATTGGTTATCAGCAGCACAGCGTTTGATATGGATACACCTACAGACATGATCATACCCATATACGACTGCAGGTTAAGCGTGGCGCCTGTTATTTTAACCAGGAACAACGAACCGAACAACACCGCCGGTACAGTTGATAATACTACCAATGACATTTTGAATGACTGGAAGTTAGCCGCCAGCATTAAAAATATTACCAGGATAGCTACCAATAAACCCGATTGCAAGCTATCCAGCGTTGAGGTAAGCGTCTGGCTCATACCCCGCAGTTCAATAGTTAGTCCATGCGGTAATTTACCTAACGAGTTTATAGCTTCCTGAACATCATTGGTAGCAGTACCCAGATCCTTATTGTTCAGGTTAGCGGTAACCGAAAGCGTTGGAATGGCGCCTATATCGTCATTTTCACCATTAGTTAAACCGGTTTTAACATCGGCTACATCACTCAATGTTGGCCTTGATTGATTATTTAATACCGGAATTTCCTTTATATCGTTTAAACTCGCCATTTGAAACTCAGGTATCTGAACCTGTACCTGGTAGCTTAGACCTACTTTTTCATCAAGCCAAACATTTTTTTCGGTATATCTTGATGATGATGTAGAGGCAATTAATGACCGTGAAATGTCGCCTACACCCACACCAAGCTGTGCTGCCCGCTGTCTGTCGATATTAATATCAATAGACGGGTAATTAAATGATTGGCCAATCTGCGCGTCACGCAAATAATCTATATTTTTTAACTTATCCAGTACTTTAAAGGCATATTCTTCATTCTGCTTTTTGTTTTTACCCGACAAAGCAATTTCAATAGGGGTTGGTGAACCCTGGCTCAAAATTTTATCGGTAAGTTCAATAGGCTCAAAAGACATTTTTATACCAGGTAATTGTTTATGTATGGCATTTCTGAAACGTTCTTTCAGATCATCAAGATTTTTTACTTTATAATCCTCAGTTAAACTAACCTGCATAACAGCTTCCTGGGGACCAGCCATGAACAAATAAATGGGATTGGTTGAAAAGGATGCGGGATGCGAACCAACCATTGTTGAAGTTATGGCAATATGGTTTTTACCTACAAGCTCACCCAATACGTGCTGGGCCTTGATTGCAATTACCTCGGTACGCTCCATGCGGGTACCGTCAGGAGCTCTCAACCTAACCTGGAAAGTACCTGAGTTAACCTTAGGTAATACATCCCGCCCTATAATGTTAAATAGTAAAAATGCCAAACCAAAAGCAACTACTACGTAAGCAGTTACCAGAATTTTTTTATTAGGCAGCATACGGTCCATCAGGCGCATAAAACCATCTCTGAACCTGTCAAACCGGGTTATTTCGTTACCTTTATGTTCCAGGGCCATTTTCATGGCTTTTTCTTTCTGCTCCCAGGGTTCACCTTCATCCTCCAGCGCAAAACCATCCGGGTGGCTATGATCTTCATGTTTATTAATCATGATCCAGTTGGCCATGATAGGCACAAAGGTTTGAGCCAGAAAATAGGATATGATCATAGAGAAACCTATCGCTAATGCCAGCGGCAAAAACAGCGCCCCTGGTATGCCGGTCATGGTAAATGCCGGAGCAAACACCGCCAGGATACAAAACAGGATAAGCAGTTTAGGGAAGGCTATTTCCTTACAGGCATCCCAAATGGCCAGCGCCTTGGGTTTACCCATGTCAAAATGCTGATGAATATTCTCAATAGTTACCGTCGATTCATCCACCAGGATACCAATGGCCAGTGAAAGACCGCTCAGCGTCATGATATTGA
This window contains:
- a CDS encoding efflux RND transporter permease subunit; this translates as MGMIKGALQKPITILVIVAGLFFFGINAVRTIKIDIFPDLNLPVIYVSHPYGGFTPNQMEAYFGKQYVNLLLFVSGVKSIETKNIQGLTLIKVTFYEGTNMAQAAAEVTSYTNRAQAAFPPGSQPPFILRFDASTLPVGQLVLSSPKRSNNELLDYALVYVRSAFTSIPGLVAPAPFGGNQRTVVIKVDPGLLRSHNLTPDQIVAALRDNNQTTPAGNVRVGDYNYLAPTNTTIKKISDFGDIPLYKNGIQTVFLHDVATVEDGADITNGYALINGKRSVYLPITKSATASTWDVVQNLKKAIPRFQALLPDDVKLSFVFDQSVYVINAVKSLAEEGAIGAVLTGLMVLLFLGDKRGALIVILTIPTCIISAIFFLSLFHQTINIMTLSGLSLAIGILVDESTVTIENIHQHFDMGKPKALAIWDACKEIAFPKLLILFCILAVFAPAFTMTGIPGALFLPLALAIGFSMIISYFLAQTFVPIMANWIMINKHEDHSHPDGFALEDEGEPWEQKEKAMKMALEHKGNEITRFDRFRDGFMRLMDRMLPNKKILVTAYVVVAFGLAFLLFNIIGRDVLPKVNSGTFQVRLRAPDGTRMERTEVIAIKAQHVLGELVGKNHIAITSTMVGSHPASFSTNPIYLFMAGPQEAVMQVSLTEDYKVKNLDDLKERFRNAIHKQLPGIKMSFEPIELTDKILSQGSPTPIEIALSGKNKKQNEEYAFKVLDKLKNIDYLRDAQIGQSFNYPSIDINIDRQRAAQLGVGVGDISRSLIASTSSSRYTEKNVWLDEKVGLSYQVQVQIPEFQMASLNDIKEIPVLNNQSRPTLSDVADVKTGLTNGENDDIGAIPTLSVTANLNNKDLGTATNDVQEAINSLGKLPHGLTIELRGMSQTLTSTLDSLQSGLLVAILVIFLMLAANFQSFKMSLVVLSTVPAVLFGSLFLVKITGATLNLQSYMGMIMSVGVSISNAVLLITNAEELRRHNGDALKSAREAVALRLRPILMTSLAMIVGMIPMASGLGEGGDQTSPLGRAVIGGLLASTFAALLILPLVFAWVQGNASTQSVSLDPEDKESKFYVPLHHHEKA
- a CDS encoding efflux RND transporter periplasmic adaptor subunit, producing the protein MLAVLAVAISSVLSACHSEEKEKESAEEQQEQAVETPSVELTPVKKGKLNTDVTIPGELIPYQQVDLYAKVNSYVKKLLVDIGSEVHQGQLLVVLEAPEINSQLAGAQSRIKQQEAIYYASKATYDRLVNTSKTPGTVSQNDLEQAEAKKNADLANVDAAKSAYKEVSANLAYLEIRAPFDGVVTSRNVNLGAYVGPGGKNADPLFTLQDQKRLRLVVSIPENSTGSLSNKSEVSFTVKALPNEKFTAQIKRMAGALDEKLRSERLEMDVYNKDKKLLPHMFAEVNVPLAGGDSTFVVPKTAVVTSTEKVFVIKVVNHKAQWVDAKKGFSSGDMIEVFGDLKPDDKLVKVATDEIRDGATVKDK
- a CDS encoding serine hydrolase domain-containing protein, producing the protein MMKFNKSCYLYLIITATFYSFPTFAQSRQQIKTDSVFARVQRFFNAKQADSLYALGGEQFKKTLSPAAFKAALDQQLFPMNEIRGASLISFVNNKVSTYKLIFEAVTMQFQLSLDQNNKFDLFLFQPFRQVTADKLTTAATTNKLLTSMDKAVEQVARPYIQKANTVGLSIGILKDGKITTYNYGETVKDNGRLPTSNTIFEIGSITKTFTAALLAYYTNEGKVKLTDPITKYLPDSVSANKSLSGITLLMLSNHTSGLDRVPGNLDIKPGDELNPYKTYNKQQLFAFLKTCKVNNPPGSRYDYSNLGVGLLGTILSQVSGKTFEQMFADVICKPLLMQSTAQHLSVARQANFATVYNESGNVTPAWDFDVLAPCGALRSTINDLLIYARANMIPATDKLGKAFELTHQITFSKDAKMGLAWHIILVDGVEYYFHNGGTYGSSSFLAFNTQKNLAIVILSNAAESTDAIGTEILKKLQ
- a CDS encoding TetR/AcrR family transcriptional regulator; the protein is MERAPGIRERVIDTCSRLFYDQGYLATHINQITAEAGISKSGLYQHFKSKEDLLSEYLTHAGKKWFDGLNELLVDCQSPAEILLTFFDYRKQLAETDKFKGCAFLRLVYELPALDERAYTVIRRHKQLVKTLMFNQVQLLEPATYVTARKELTELIYTLFEGCGVESSLQRSVKPIEESKAIVKRLIF
- the pyrR gene encoding bifunctional pyr operon transcriptional regulator/uracil phosphoribosyltransferase PyrR; the protein is MQNLTLLDGQKFQITIQRLCRQLIENHNDFSDSVLIGIQPRGIYLAKRVAEELRKILPGKIILQGDLDITFYRDDFRRRESQLVPNQTKIDFIIEGKKVVMMDDVLWTGRTIRAAMDAMQAFGRPEKIELLALVDRRYSRHIPVSADYVGIEVDSIASQKVVVSWKDTDGEDKIVLVSEAAE
- a CDS encoding aspartate carbamoyltransferase catalytic subunit, with translation MAGLSTRHLLGIKDLNRADIELIFETADTFKSVLNRPIKKVPSLRDVTIANIFFENSTRTRLSFELAEKRLSADVVNFAASSSSVSKGETLIDTVNNILAMKVDMVVMRHPYAGAGIFLSKHVKAQIVNAGDGAHEHPTQALLDAFSIREKYGDVAGKKVVIVGDILHSRVALSNILCLKQLGAEVMVCGPTTLIPKYIGSLGVKVEHNLIKALNWCDVANMLRIQLERQDIKYFPSLREYTMLFGLNKTILDSLDKEITVMHPGPINRGVEITSDVADSKQSIILDQVENGVAVRMAVLYLLAGQTP
- the rpsA gene encoding 30S ribosomal protein S1, with protein sequence MAKKQEAEKELKAKEAELGTVTASGEKETIESEADSISIEEIKSKIALTPSTDFDWDADDKKFGNYSDSDREKFEKMYDGTFSSITKGEIITGTVVNVNNKDVVLNVGFKSDGLVSVSEFRDTPDLKIGDKVDVFVESQEDANGQLVLSRKRAKTQKSWERINSALDNDEIITGFVKSRTKGGLIVDIMGVEAFLPGSQIDIKPIRDYDVYVGKTMEFKVVKINHEFKNVVVSHKVLIEDDLENQKTEIVARLEKGQVLEGTVKNITDFGVFIDLGGVDGLLHITDISWGRIEHPREILSLDQKINVVVLDFDDEKKRIALGLKQLTPHPWQSLDENIVVGSKVKGRIVTVADYGAFLEIIPGVEGLIHVSEMSWSQNLRNPQEFLKVGDEIEAQVLTLDREERKMSLGVKQLTPDPWQNAAEKYAIGTQHVATVKNMTNFGVFVELEDGIDGLIHISDLSWSKKVNHPNEFTKVGEKLDVIVLELDVENRKLSLGHKQLEENPWDTFETIFTIDSIHEGTVIKVTDKGAIVALPYGVEGFAPTKHLVKEDGKSIKAEETAEFKIIEFNKENKRIVISHSRIWEEARADARVQEFENRKKEAKSASNAVKKVKESVEKSTLGDLSVLAQLKEQMEGAENKARKAAPAAKKSESEEEEA